Proteins co-encoded in one Brassica oleracea var. oleracea cultivar TO1000 chromosome C4, BOL, whole genome shotgun sequence genomic window:
- the LOC106337671 gene encoding uncharacterized protein LOC106337671 — protein MATWITLQPPYLRFMPSSPSSPDSYSLRRHHRSLFKPFRCAPLQQQERQLEQSQGGEEEEDDDAAIMCEDCNGKGWLLCDFCKGQKTNVKSENKKIYRRCPTCRAVGYVLCKRCKVFKCVTFPNPEDGDELLF, from the exons ATGGCGACTTGGATAACGTTACAACCTCCTTATCTACGCTTCATGCCATCATCGCCCTCGTCGCCTGATTCATACTCGTTGCGTCGGCATCACCGTTCTCTGTTTAAACCATTTCGATGCGCTCCACTTCAGCAACAAGAACGCCAGCTCGAGCAGTCACAG GGAGGCGAAGAAGAAGAGGATGATGATGCTGCGATAATGTGTGAGGACTGTAACGGGAAAGGATGGTTGCTCTGCGATTTCTGTAAAGGGCAGAAAACTAATGTCAAATCTGAGAACAAGAAAATCTACCGTCGCTGTCCCACTTGTAGAGCT GTGGGATATGTGTTATGCAAAAGGTGTAAAGTGTTCAAGTGTGTCACGTTTCCTAATCCAGAAGACGGCGACGAGCTTTTGTTCTAA
- the LOC106337670 gene encoding auxin-responsive protein SAUR71, producing MEAKKSNKIREIVKLQQILKKWRKQAHASKTADSKEDNNSNGGGSKGIKFLKRTLSFTDATAVPKGYLAVSVGLEKKRYTIPTEYLSHQAFHILLHEAEEEFGFQQAGVLRIPCEVAVFESLLKIMEDKNEGYLVTTTAKQDCKFNKAADDKTRYGHPSGCPPTPSHQPHSPMCR from the coding sequence ATGGAAGCTAAGAAGTCCAACAAGATCAGAGAGATCGTTAAGCTTCAACAGATCCTCAAGAAATGGCGGAAACAAGCACATGCATCAAAAACAGCCGACAGCAAGGAAGACAACAATAGCAATGGCGGAGGGAGCAAGGGCATCAAGTTTCTGAAGAGGACACTATCATTTACAGATGCAACAGCTGTGCCTAAAGGGTATCTAGCTGTCTCGGTCGGCTTAGAGAAGAAGAGGTACACAATACCAACCGAATACCTTAGCCACCAAGCTTTCCATATTCTTCTGCACGAAGCAGAAGAAGAGTTTGGGTTCCAACAAGCCGGTGTCTTGAGGATTCCTTGTGAAGTTGCTGTTTTCGAGAGCTTGTTGAAGATAATGGAGGACAAGAACGAAGGGTACCTGGTGACAACAACAGCTAAACAGGATTGTAAATTCAATAAAGCAGCAGATGACAAGACGAGATATGGGCATCCATCTGGTTGCCCTCCGACTCCTTCACACCAACCTCACAGCCCAATGTGCAGATAG